Proteins encoded in a region of the Atopobium sp. oral taxon 416 genome:
- the glmS gene encoding glutamine--fructose-6-phosphate transaminase (isomerizing) yields the protein MCGIVGCTGTDKAVNFLLNGLATLEYRGYDSAGIATISPDHNLHVVKCQGRVATLRDRVKNANLVGTCGIGHTRWATHGVPSDRNAHPHTDCSGKIAVVHNGIIENYEDLRAQLKEAGHEFKSDTDSEVVAHLFEDAWNGPAKGNLIAALRNAVARLEGSWALAVVCTDEPDSVVVTRHGSPLVVASTPEGAYAASDVMPLAAITKHVIQLADDDIALLQKDGTITIYDANGDEVKDPATLDIDWDASAATLGGYPDFMSKEISEQPEAIERLLKGRLTDKGIRLDELDMSNEELAQVDRVYIIGCGTSYHVGLIARNMIQHWAKIPVDIEYASEFLYSDALVTDHTLCLIITQSGETADTFAAARRLKSMGCRIFAITNVLGSSAARESDGTIYVQAGPEVSVSSTKAYTAQMVAATLVALRLAQANGNMTLDEVKKVYCELLTVPDAIRKIFKRTWQDKQLVKKLKHAQSMLYLGRGSSSATAYEGALKMKEISYIHAEAYPAGEMKHGPIALVESGFPVVAIVPQDHVHDKTLSNIMEAKSRGGYIIAVATDGDEEVANLADHVLWVPPMSEYIIPIVSIVHLQILALYVARAKGLDVDKPRNLAKSVTVE from the coding sequence ATGTGCGGAATTGTAGGATGTACCGGAACCGACAAAGCTGTTAACTTTCTTTTGAATGGTCTCGCAACGCTTGAGTATCGTGGCTATGACTCGGCGGGCATTGCGACGATTTCCCCTGACCACAATCTTCATGTGGTCAAGTGTCAGGGCCGTGTAGCAACCCTTCGTGATCGTGTAAAGAACGCAAATCTTGTCGGTACCTGCGGTATCGGCCACACCCGTTGGGCTACCCACGGTGTCCCCTCCGACAGAAACGCACATCCCCATACCGACTGCTCCGGCAAGATCGCAGTCGTCCACAATGGCATTATCGAGAACTATGAGGATCTGCGTGCACAGCTTAAAGAGGCAGGTCACGAGTTCAAGAGCGACACCGACAGTGAGGTCGTAGCACACCTGTTTGAAGATGCCTGGAACGGCCCTGCCAAGGGCAACCTGATCGCGGCTCTGCGCAATGCCGTGGCACGTCTCGAGGGATCCTGGGCCCTGGCGGTTGTGTGCACCGATGAGCCAGACTCTGTTGTCGTAACTCGTCATGGCAGCCCCCTGGTTGTCGCTTCTACCCCGGAGGGTGCCTACGCCGCTTCTGACGTTATGCCCTTAGCTGCGATCACCAAGCACGTAATCCAGCTCGCAGATGACGATATCGCCCTGCTCCAGAAAGACGGTACTATCACGATCTATGACGCTAACGGCGACGAGGTTAAGGATCCTGCAACGCTTGATATCGACTGGGATGCCTCCGCTGCAACCCTGGGTGGCTACCCTGACTTTATGAGCAAGGAGATCAGCGAGCAGCCTGAGGCGATTGAGCGTCTGCTCAAGGGACGCCTTACCGATAAGGGCATCAGGCTCGACGAGCTTGATATGAGTAACGAGGAGCTCGCACAGGTCGACCGTGTCTACATTATTGGCTGCGGCACCTCCTACCACGTAGGACTCATCGCAAGGAATATGATCCAGCACTGGGCAAAGATTCCGGTTGACATCGAATATGCCTCTGAGTTCCTTTACTCTGATGCGCTGGTCACCGACCACACTCTCTGCCTGATCATCACTCAGTCCGGTGAGACCGCCGATACCTTTGCGGCAGCACGCAGACTCAAGAGCATGGGCTGCAGGATCTTTGCCATCACCAACGTGTTAGGCAGCTCTGCCGCGCGTGAATCCGACGGTACGATTTACGTCCAGGCAGGACCTGAGGTCTCCGTCTCTTCAACCAAAGCCTACACGGCACAGATGGTCGCTGCGACGCTTGTAGCGCTGCGCTTGGCACAGGCGAATGGTAATATGACGCTCGACGAGGTCAAGAAGGTCTACTGTGAGCTTCTGACCGTACCTGACGCGATCCGCAAGATCTTTAAGCGAACCTGGCAGGACAAGCAGCTAGTCAAAAAATTGAAGCATGCGCAGAGCATGCTCTACCTCGGCCGTGGCTCCAGTTCTGCGACCGCCTACGAAGGCGCCCTGAAGATGAAGGAGATCTCCTACATTCACGCAGAAGCCTATCCGGCAGGTGAGATGAAGCATGGCCCGATTGCCCTGGTTGAATCCGGGTTTCCGGTGGTCGCGATTGTGCCGCAGGACCACGTACACGACAAGACTCTCTCCAACATTATGGAAGCAAAGTCCCGTGGCGGTTACATTATTGCGGTGGCAACTGACGGTGATGAAGAGGTTGCCAACCTGGCTGACCATGTGCTGTGGGTCCCGCCGATGAGCGAATACATCATTCCTATCGTCTCCATCGTACACCTGCAGATCCTTGCGCTCTATGTAGCACGTGCCAAGGGTCTCGATGTGGATAAGCCGCGTAACCTGGCCAAGTCCGTCACGGTTGAGTAG
- a CDS encoding YigZ family protein yields MTSKAGTNPTAEYREKKSRFIAKLAHVETLDEANAFIASVKAEHPAARHHVPAWVLSGGQTHSSDDGEPHGTAGMPILQVLHDSGLRDVCCVVTRYFGGILLGIGGLVRAYATSTQEAIEQAREDNLLVEMTEVVDVTLTVPYAKHDMVIHLLEMGGGLIQNQDYATEVTVAARFRAGTQDPTLQSITELMQGKKIYIVGKPHFALLG; encoded by the coding sequence ATGACATCGAAGGCCGGTACCAATCCAACCGCAGAGTACCGTGAGAAGAAGTCACGCTTCATCGCAAAGCTCGCGCACGTCGAGACACTCGACGAGGCGAATGCTTTTATTGCGTCAGTAAAAGCGGAGCACCCCGCTGCCCGCCATCACGTGCCTGCCTGGGTCCTCTCCGGCGGGCAGACCCACTCTTCGGACGATGGGGAACCACATGGGACGGCAGGCATGCCGATACTGCAGGTGCTGCATGACAGTGGCCTGCGTGACGTCTGCTGCGTCGTGACGCGGTACTTCGGGGGTATTCTGCTCGGGATCGGAGGCTTGGTTCGGGCGTATGCCACAAGCACTCAGGAAGCGATTGAGCAGGCGCGAGAAGATAACCTGTTGGTCGAAATGACAGAGGTTGTCGACGTGACACTCACCGTTCCGTATGCCAAACATGACATGGTAATTCATCTGCTGGAGATGGGCGGCGGATTGATACAGAACCAGGACTACGCCACTGAGGTGACCGTAGCCGCGCGTTTTCGGGCGGGGACCCAAGACCCAACCCTGCAATCCATCACTGAACTGATGCAGGGAAAGAAGATCTACATAGTAGGAAAGCCACACTTTGCCTTGCTTGGATAA
- a CDS encoding DivIVA domain-containing protein yields the protein MAITPADIEQLTFSPSKHGYDTEEVDSFLEQLSSEVDAMLQKIADLKSRLNSAEHELSATQSQVQNLEQQHQRDLNQAKSAQLPQATASADQISRVMIVAQQSADKIVADAKEYGEQVKDEADQKARDIIRQALNEKQSEIDETERLKKSLEDFRKSYKELIQHFMDDADAVFPSSDDDHASSSASVSEAADNSYSAPAASADVDNSQDNDQADDNVGADDNANPDETVLTDQPAYHAGINVDDLD from the coding sequence ATGGCTATCACACCCGCAGACATCGAACAGTTGACATTCTCCCCGTCCAAGCACGGCTATGACACTGAGGAGGTTGACTCTTTCCTAGAGCAGCTTTCCAGCGAAGTTGACGCGATGCTTCAGAAAATCGCCGACCTCAAGAGCAGACTCAACAGCGCAGAGCATGAGCTCTCCGCTACCCAGTCACAGGTCCAGAACCTGGAGCAGCAACATCAGCGGGATCTCAACCAAGCGAAGTCTGCACAGCTGCCGCAGGCGACGGCTTCTGCCGACCAGATCTCCCGCGTCATGATCGTGGCTCAGCAGAGCGCTGACAAGATCGTCGCTGACGCTAAGGAGTACGGCGAGCAGGTTAAGGATGAGGCAGACCAGAAGGCCCGCGACATTATCCGCCAGGCACTTAATGAAAAGCAAAGCGAGATCGACGAGACCGAGCGTCTCAAGAAGTCCCTCGAGGACTTCCGTAAGTCCTACAAAGAGCTGATCCAGCACTTTATGGACGACGCCGACGCAGTCTTCCCGTCTTCAGATGATGATCACGCATCCTCGAGTGCCAGCGTCTCTGAAGCAGCTGACAACAGCTACAGCGCGCCTGCGGCTTCTGCTGATGTAGATAACAGCCAAGACAACGATCAGGCGGACGACAATGTGGGTGCAGACGACAATGCTAACCCCGATGAGACCGTCCTCACTGACCAGCCTGCCTACCATGCAGGCATCAACGTCGACGACCTCGACTAA
- a CDS encoding patatin family protein, protein MESNKRAALVLEGGGYKSIFEAGVLDVFMENNIYTDSFASIWGVSAGSLMSVSYRSRQIGRSMRIMLALRDDPRMMSMKTFFETGNYFGTDFMYNVVQNQIDPCDLDTFVKDTTPMYFVATDVSFGTPAYLRSKAEMSDTDKARASASMPVLSTMVEVDGHRYLDGGCSDEIPFAAALGLEGASKVPNRVPAEKAVVVLTSDKTYVHEGTLEDFALKTHQYDGYPYFEQDLATRADRINAQRKQLKELADTGKVIVLMPPEPVNVKTAEHEGLPLLNLYLEGRRETERHLEEIREIL, encoded by the coding sequence ATGGAAAGCAATAAGAGAGCCGCTCTCGTGCTTGAGGGCGGAGGTTATAAGAGCATCTTTGAGGCCGGTGTCCTCGATGTCTTTATGGAAAACAACATCTATACCGATTCCTTTGCAAGTATTTGGGGTGTCTCGGCGGGCTCCCTCATGTCCGTGAGCTATCGCTCACGGCAGATCGGCCGCTCGATGCGTATCATGCTTGCGCTGCGCGATGACCCGAGAATGATGTCGATGAAGACCTTCTTTGAGACCGGCAACTATTTTGGTACGGACTTCATGTACAATGTGGTCCAAAACCAGATCGATCCCTGTGATCTGGATACCTTTGTGAAGGACACGACGCCCATGTACTTCGTGGCCACCGATGTGTCATTTGGGACTCCAGCATACTTACGCAGCAAAGCAGAGATGTCGGATACCGATAAAGCACGGGCCTCGGCCTCGATGCCCGTCCTCTCGACGATGGTTGAGGTTGACGGCCATCGCTACCTCGACGGTGGATGCTCAGATGAAATCCCTTTTGCTGCCGCATTGGGACTCGAAGGGGCCTCGAAGGTGCCGAACAGAGTGCCTGCAGAGAAGGCTGTGGTGGTGCTTACCTCAGACAAAACGTATGTCCATGAGGGAACGCTTGAAGATTTTGCCCTGAAGACCCACCAATACGATGGGTATCCCTACTTTGAACAGGATCTTGCTACACGGGCGGATCGTATCAATGCCCAACGGAAACAGCTCAAAGAGCTTGCAGATACAGGCAAGGTGATTGTTCTGATGCCACCCGAGCCGGTGAATGTAAAGACCGCTGAGCATGAGGGGCTGCCGTTGCTGAATCTCTACCTGGAGGGACGTCGAGAGACTGAGAGGCACCTCGAGGAGATCCGTGAAATTCTGTAG